The following is a genomic window from Paenibacillus sp. FSL R5-0766.
TATGATAAAGGTCGCTCTCACAAACGTATCGATAATCATAAAGGCGGTCTGGTAATCGGCATAGGCATAATCTTCTGCTCCCACATCCACGAATCCAATCATGATCAGGAAAAGAAGAATGGCTATACTGGCAATACCTGCACCTGCAAAATTACGTGCAAAACGGTGCTTCCGCAACTCAAGTCTGATGAGTTTAAGCAACGTCTTCATCCCCTTTCACAAGCTTCATGAAGTGTTCTTCCAGGGAATGAGCCCGTTTGGATATCGATTCGATCTCAATGCCGTGTTGGATCAGCTTGGTGTTCAGTTCCGATGGAATGATTCCCGGATCATAGATGCGTAACGTTTGGTCATCAACCAGTTTATAATTACTCAAACCAAGCTGGTGTTCAATGACATAGGTCGCTTTGCGGATATCCACCGCCTGTAACTCAATGTACTCATTTTGACTTCCACGAATGCTCTCCATCGATACTTCCTCCACCAAACGACCGCCGCGAATGACACCAACTGTGTCCGCAATCTGTTCGATCTCGCCAAGAATGTGACTGGAGACCAACAGGGTAATGCGATACTCATTGCTAAGGCGCTTGAACAAATCTCGCATCTCCCGGATCCCTACAGGGTCCAATCCGTTGATCGGTTCATCCAGAATGAGCAGTTCAGGTGTGGTTATTAGTGCACGAGCCAGTCCGAGCCTCTGCTTCATGCCCAAGGAGAAGTCCTTGACCGGTTTCTTGCCTGTATCCTTCAGCCCTACCGTTTCCATCGTATTGTCGATAATCTTTTTGTTGTGAAACCCCATGTATTCACAGTGAAGCTCCAGATTCTCGCGAGCAGACAGTCTATCGTAGAAAAAAGGATATTCAATAATACTGCCCATTCGCTTCAGCACTTCATAGGAGGTCGGCGTAAGCTTCTCCCCAAACAGTTCTATCTCCCCTGTGGTTGGTTTGACGAGATTGGTGAGCATCTTCATGATGGTTGTTTTACCAGCACCATTCGGACCGAGGAATCCATAGATCTCACCTTGCTTAATATTCATATTGAAGTTGGATACAACCTCCACCCCTTCATATACTTTGGTCACATCTATTGTTCGTGCGATATAATTCATCGTCCTTGTTCTCCTTTACGTCCCCTGTCCGGGTTCCTATATCTATATTGTAAAGAGAAAAGTCTTCTTTTTTATTAATCAAATCTTACAAAAACCTTAAGTCTGACCGGACACGCCAACGCAGGGTCTACCAAGCCTTTAAGGTAACCGAGAATACAGTCCGTTGATGTGGCACACTATGCAAGTGAATACTTCCACCCATCCGCTCAACTAGCCGTTTCGTAATGGTCAGACCCAGGCCGCTGCCTTGATAGAGTCGATTGCGGGAATCCTCCAGTGTATACATGCGTTCAAACACACGACTATGCTCGCTCTCCGGAATTCCTTTTCCCTGGTCCCAGATCTGTAACGTCACAGGTCCACCTATCGAATGATCCAGTGAAAGCCCCATTACCTTACCCTCTGCTCCATATTTCATTCCATTGGTTATGAGATTATCCAGCACACGGTCCAATGCTTCTTCATTCGCTTGCACGAAGATATCACCAGCAGGTATCTCCAGCTCGACTTGCAATCCGAGATTCGTCAACATTTCATAAAAGGAAAGCATCTTCAACCGACATAATTCGCTTATATTCACTCGACTAAGCACCAGTTCCGTATCTCCGGATTCCAGCTTCGCCAGATCAAAAAAGGAATGGATCAAACGCAGCACTTCCTGCGCCTTATCCTGTATTTTCTCCGTCATCATCTTCCGTTCCTGATCGGACAATGATGGACTGTGCAGTAAGGTCTCACTATAACCCAGCACAACGGTGAGTGGCGTTTTCAGATCATGCGAAATGTTCGAGAGCATATTACGCATCTCCTTCTCCTGGTTCGCATACCCTGCTTTGGCGCGGTGCGCATGATCCAGCAGCTGGTTCATGTCTTTCAGAAGCTGACTGACTTGGTCATCACTATTGAATACAAGCAAACGCTCAAAGGTGCCTTGATCCAGAATAGCGGATATTTTCTGATGAATATAGGACAGGTGTTGGGTGCGTTTCTGCAATCTCATCCACAATCCAATGACGGCAATAGCCAAAATAGCTGTTGTACTGGCAAAAATCAGTGTCATCCCTGCTCCGCCTCCAGCTTATATCCGATGCCCCAGAGTGTCTTGATATATTGGGGAGCCGAAGGATCTGCCTCCAGTTTCTCACGCAGACGACGCATATGTACGTTAATGATATTTTCGTCTCCATAATAATGATCGTTCCAGACGGAAGCGTAGATCTGAGCCTTGGTGAACACTTTGCCAGGATGGGTAACCAACAGCTTCAGAATTCCAAATTCCTTGGATGTCAGTTTGACGGGTGTACCTTCGCGCTCCACCTCGTACGTCTCTATGTCAACTACGAGTCCTCCAATGTGAATACGTTGATCTTTAGCCACTTCAGCCGCAGGCTGAGTCGTATAATTGGCGCGGCGAATCGCAGCTTTGATGCGGGCAGTCAGTTCGATTAACGAGAAAGGTTTGCTCAAGTAATCATCTGCACCGAAGCCCAAGCCTAACGCTTTGTCCACCTCCCCATCCTTTGCAGACAGAATGAGCACAGGTACCAGACTGACTGCCCGAATGGTTTGCAGCACATCCATCCCACTTTTGCGGGGCAGCATCAGATCCAGAATAACCAGATCATACCCGGGTTGTGACTGGCTGAACTGATGTTCTGCCTCTAAGCCGTCATATGCATAAGTGACGTCGTAGCCCTCTTTTTCCAAGTACGGCCCGACCATCTCACTAATTGAACGATCATCTTCAACAAGCAACAAGCGATGACTTAACACATGTTTCCCTCCAACATGAACAGTTTTCTTTATTACCTCACAGTTTGTTTGAATTGGCAATGACATACGAAAAAACCTGACAGGAGCAACACTTTGACATCAAGTGTGTTTCCTGCCAGGTCTATGACTGTCTGTAGATCAATGCTGGTGCTTCTAATCTCTATATCCGTTCTCACTGTGAATCCAGCACAGTCCAATGGTTCCTGCACCTGCATGGATACTTACCACAGGGATAAATGGCATGATTTCGGTCTTTAATCTAGGCAGCAGAGCTGCAATCTGTTTTTTGATTGTAACAGCTTCTTCCTGATTGTTGGCATGCATAATGCACACATGCTTTACTTTCTCCATATCCAGCTTGAGCATATCGAGCATGCGCTCTTTTGTCCGCTTGAACGTGCGGATCTTCTCATTCACAACCACTTTGCCCTCTTCAAATCGAAGCAGCAGATGGATCTTGAGCAGTTGACTGATGATCAGCTGTGTACCCGACACCCGGCCACTGCGGTGAAGATGTTGAAGACTGGCCGGTATGAGGTAAAAGGACATGTTATCAATCATCTGTTCAATGTTTACTTTGATCTCGGCAGCTGAACATCCCTGCTTCTGCCATTCCAGTCCTTGCATAATCATCTCACGGTGAGGATAGGCACCTGCCTTCGAATCAATTGCGGTCACCGTCACTCCTGCAATCTCTGCAGCCTGCATGGACGTATGCAGCGTTCCGCTAAGCTCTGTAGAGCAATGAATCGTAATAATCTCATCGTACTTGTCTTTGAGCGACTCATACAGTTCAATGAATTCGCCAATGGGTGGCTGCGAACTGCTCGCACGTGAAGCCTCCGCAAGTTTCTCATAGAACATTTCAGATGTAATGTCATCGGTTTCCCGGTAACATTCCTCTCCAAATACGATGCGCAGCGGTACGATGTAGATATGATTTTGCTCCGCAAAAACGGGATCCAGTGTACTGGTACTATCGGTGACCCATGCAATTTTCTTCATGACATCCTTCTCTCTTGCCGGATTGTTCGTTCTGTATCCTCAATCGTCAAGCACAAGCCCGGCGGTTTATTTAAAATTTGAATATTTCACATTGTAAACGTTTGCGATATTACCCCTCAATTATAAAGGAACGGACAGACTGTTGTCTTGTGGCGCAATCATGAACACCCCTGTTAATACCATTATTAGCTAAAAAAATGTCTTGCCTGTGAAGGAATAAATTGGTATGCTGTTGTCCTTCTCTCTTTTTCGCCTTGACTGAAGTGAACGGAAACGCCGTTCAATCCACTTATCGGAGGTGTCACATGCTTTATTTCACTCTGGCTTCCAAAGCCTACTCCCGGAATCTGCAATACCGCGGGGCACACATGGTACATAACCTGGCAAGCGCCATGTTTGGTTACATGTATGCCTGCCTCTGGATCGGCATCGGGGCCGACCATACTCTCGGAGAATACGGGACACAGGGGATGATCAGTTACATTGCGTTCACGCAATCCTCTCTCTGGATCTCGGGTTTTCTCACGAACGGATTGGGTATTCCCTTATCCGTCAGGACAGGGCAGATCGCACTGGATCTGATGAGGCCTGTTCATCTGTTCACCCACCTGATGGCACGCGAATGGGGGCAGATTGCCTACCAGTTCGTGTACAAAAGTATTCCGATCTACCTGCTCTTCTCCATTGTCTTTTCCCTGCATTGGCCCTCAGACGTTTCAACACTATTCTATGCCGCACTTGGTCTTGCCGGCGCCGCATACTTATCCATCTGTATGAACTACATCATTGGTGCCACGTCGATGTGGACCACGGAGTCCTCTTGGCTTCACTGGGGCAATCACGCGATGATGAATCTGCTGGCTGGTTTTTTCATTCCGCTGGAATGGCTACCGAACTGGCTTGAACAACTTGCCTGGATATCACCCTACCCTTTCCTGCTCTATGTACCTACCCGAATCTATCTTGGTTTCGAAGATGGCTCCTTGTTATGGGGAACCTTGCTTTGGTGTGTCTTTATGACGTTGATCTGTCTTGCGATCACCCAAGTGTTACGTCGTAAAGTGGAGGTGCAGGGCGGATGAAGCGAACTTCCTGGTTCAATTTATATAAAATGCTCATTCGAACAAGCATCCGCAGCCGGATGCAATACAAGTTCAATTTCATCATGGCGTCCGTATTGGCCGCTTTAATTCAGATCTCCGAGTTTCTGATGGTTGCTCTCGTGCTGCACAAATTCGGAGCCATTAAAGGCTGGTCCCTCCATGAGATCGGTTATCTCTTTGCCATCATGACGTTATCCAAAACACTGTATCGCACATTTGGCAATGAGGTTCACCATCTGGAAAAATATCTGGTTAATGGTGAGCTTGATCAACTGTTAACTCGTCCCATGCCCGTATTGCTGGCACTGCTGCCGCAAAACTTCCGCATCATGGCTGGGGAAGTCCTGCAAGGCGGGTTCATTCTCTGCTGGTCATTGGCAGGCATGATGCACAGCGGACAGATTGGCTGGATCGCCATCCCCTTCTCCCTGTTCATTATCCTGACCGGTGCAGTCATTCTCTTTTCCATCGGACTTGCTACCGCCACACTCGGATTCTGGACCACACGCATTGAGGAATTACAGACGATCACTGAGGATGCCGCACGAACGGCTGCCCAATATCCGTTAACGATATATCCCAAATGGATGTCTGGCATTCTGTTAACGGTGATTCCGGTGGGATTCGTCAACTACATTCCGTCACTTTACCTGTTACGGGGTGAAGGAGGAGCGTGGATTCTTGTTGCTGTTGCAGCGGTTGCCGTACTGAGTTTGGCTGCAAGTCTGCGTTTCTGGCAATTCGGCATGACCAAATATCAAAGTACAGGTAGCTAAGGAGGCGTAACGAATCATGAACATGATCACAGCACGGCATCTGCAAAAGGAATTCAAAACTCCTGTTATTCGCGAAGGACGTTTCTCAGGCCTACGTACGTTATTTTCACGTGAATATGTGTCCAAGGAAGCGGTACGCGATATCAGTTTTGATATCGGCCCAGGGGAGTTTGTGGGTTACATCGGTCCGAACGGGGCTGGCAAGTCTACGACGATCAAAATGCTGACAGGTATCCTGCACCCAACCTCGGGTGAGGTAAAGCTTGACGGTATGAACCCGCATCAGGACAGGCGCAGGACCGTTGGTCGACTGGGCGTTGTGTTTGGACAGCGCAGCCAGCTCTGGTGGGATCTGCCTGTGAAAGATTCATATGATATTCTGGCCGAGATGTACGGCGTGCGTGCCGAGGACAAAAAGAGACGGCTGTCCCAGTTCGCTGAGCTGCTGGACCTTGAATCGTTCTGGGCCACGCCTGTCCGCAAGCTCTCGCTTGGACAACGCATGCGAGCGGATCTCGCAGCTTCCATGCTGCATGATCCCGAACTGCTTTTTCTCGATGAACCAACAATTGGACTGGATGTGAACGCAAAGCGGAACATTCGCCAGTTTCTACGTACATTAAATGAAACGTTTGGCAAAACGATTTTGCTGACCACCCATGACATGGACGACATTGAACAGTTATGCAGCCGGGTCATGGTAATTAACCATGGTCAACTAACATATGACGGCACGATCTCGTCACTTCGCGAAACCATCGGACTACCTACGCTGATTCGGGTAACATTCCGGGGAGCGTTTCATATCCCGGATGTTGTGTCGTCCGCGATACATATTACTGGAGTGGAAGGACAGATTGTCACCGTCGAAGTGAACCGGAAGGAATGGAGCACAATGGACATTCTGAAACAGTTGGAGCACTGGGGTCAGATCGAAGATGTAGAGATGAAAGAACCGGATTTCGAAGATATCATTCATCGGGTGTATTAGTCGGCCCATTTTGTGAGGAAATAGGATGAAGACCTGTTCTTACGCCGTTACATGAAAGAGGGACATGGCGTACTGTAATAACGGAGGTGAAGTGTCATGCTTGTAACCAAACATGTCCTTGCAGCATCCAGCGCACACGCTACTCCCTACTTCATCGTACGTGGCATGATGCCGGGACCCGTGATGTTCATTACATCCGGGGTTCACGGGAATGAAACGGCGAGTATGGCCGCTGCGCAAAAACTCGCAGATGATATTGCGACAGGTCGTCACGCCATTCAGCGAGGGCTGTTAATTATCGTGCCACGCGTGAACCAGCAAGCCTACGCTAAGAAAATCAGAGGCAAGCCAGATCTGAATCGTACGTTTCCACGTCGTATGTCAGGCAAGGCCAAGCATCCGCTCGCTGCGGCAGTTTTTCAGCTGGCGCGTGAACATCGGGCCGACTGGTGGCTTGATCTGCATGAAGCCAACGGCCTGTCTCAACTGAGTTCACGAGTGCTTGGACAGACGTTGATCACCAATCCCGGCAGTCGGACAATTCCAGCTTGCAGAAGAGTTATCGAACGGATGAATCGGTCGATTGCCATTCGTAATCGTCATTTTAACCTCAAACAGCATGAATTGCCGGGATCTGCCCGTACAGCGGCTTCAAGACTATTACAAGCCCGTTCCGTCACGGTGGAGACCTGTTGGAGTCTGAAACGCTCGACCCGTATCAAGTATCAGACGAAGATTGTGCACCATTTTCTGCGTGAAGCGGGTATGTCATGATCAAGACGATTAAGATAGAACTAAAAGAAACCTCGAACAGAAAGCGCCCGAAGTACATCCCCAGGTGTTCTCTGTTCGAGGTGTTTTTTTATCTCTGCATCATGGCTTCCAGTATTTTATTACCCACAGGGTCTAGCGGCATGAGTGGATAAAGGTCTTTTTTAGTTATAAACTTGAATATCGTATCCAGATACTCATCCACAATAGAGGCTGATCCAAAACAATAATTGGACAATAATACGACCCCTATACTCTGTTCCTTATTTATAGCCAAATAACTGGAGAAACCAAATGTGCCACCGTTATGCCAGAGAATATTCTGATCTAACAGCTTCTCCTTATGCCATCCTAAATATAAGTCCGAGTCTCCAATCATTATAGGAACATGACTTTTTTGTATTGCAGAGGCTATCGGATGATCATCATTAAGGTTGGCCTGAACAAATAAACTCATATCGTGAACCGATGACTTGATCGCCCCAGCCCCTGCATGTACACTAAGATCCCAGTGAGGGACTTTTTTCCCCGTTGACGTATGTCCATCCACAAATCTGTCATTCTGTTCTGCATTCAGCATAACAGCTGTCTCCGTCATGTTTAATGGACCTGTGATATATTTTTTCAGCAGATCTTCATATGTACTTCCTGATACTTTACATAGCATATAACCCAGTAAGCCCACGCCGGTATTAGAATACTCAAATGAACCCATCTGATCCGTAAAGTCAGCATCCGCTAAAAAAGCAAGTAAATCATCCTCGGTATAATCTGAATACGGATTCAATCGGTTTTTCGTGGGGTTGAGATTTGTGGCAAGTCTAGGTAATCCAGAGGTATGCGTCGCAAGACTTTTTAAGGTAACCTTATTCAAATAATCGTTTTTACCATTGTGTATGTACCTGCCAACCGTGTCATCCGTGGAAAGCTGCTGTTGACGTTCCAATTCTAATAGAAGGATAGATGTAAAAAGTTTGGTGACAGAGCCGATTTCGAACAACCTATGTTCAGCAGCAGCAACGCTCTTCTTTTTGGGATTGCCCAATGAATGATATTCGATATCTTCCTTTGTAATAACGCCAATCTCAAGATGCAGATGTTTCTTTCCTTTGATGTAATCGGATACAAAACCTTGTAAATCCCTCATAGAAAATGTTACTCCTTTTGTTGGTGTGAATTTCATTATTGAAACCACGTTAACCACCACTATGTATTGGCAAACTACACTATGTATTCTTTCTAAATCTCCGATTCCCTGCTCAATAGTCCACGCCTGTTTTCTCTTAAACAGGAAAAGAGCCGCGATTACGGCTCTTTCTTCTGCACCCTGAACGATTGAATATAATTATCGATATCGTCCTCCGGTGTATGCAACAGTCGTGCCAGATGAATCTGCATCTGTTCCAGATGGTCAATATGTGTCTGAATGTCAGCGATGCGTTCGCGTACAAGGGTTTTTAACGTATCCTTTTCCATGTCTTCCTGGCTGAGTAGTTGCAGGGTCTCTTGTATCTCCTTTAAGGAGTAACCCAGCAACTGGGCATCCTTAATGAACTTAATTTTGACCAGATAATCCTCGGTATACACCCGATATCCGTTGGAGGAACGACGGGGAGCAGGCAGAATTCCACTATCTTCGTAATAACGGAGGGTTGCTATACTTACACCGGTACGCTTAGCCAGCTCTCCTCTTGTCATGGTTTCCATGCCTACTCCTCCACCTTTCTGCGGACTTATTGCGTTTGTTTGTTGCGTATCTTGGTATACGTGGCATCATAGGTGGCCTCGGGAAATTGTGCTGAAGATCCTTGCAGCAATGGCTGCTCTTTTCCTTTCAGATAACGGTCAAAGAATGCCAGCGCATAGGATCTGGTTATATCCACATTATGTTCTGGCGTCATGCCTCTGGCAAACATTTTTGGTGAAATTAACGAAATATCCGTAAAGCTTT
Proteins encoded in this region:
- a CDS encoding sensor histidine kinase, giving the protein MTLIFASTTAILAIAVIGLWMRLQKRTQHLSYIHQKISAILDQGTFERLLVFNSDDQVSQLLKDMNQLLDHAHRAKAGYANQEKEMRNMLSNISHDLKTPLTVVLGYSETLLHSPSLSDQERKMMTEKIQDKAQEVLRLIHSFFDLAKLESGDTELVLSRVNISELCRLKMLSFYEMLTNLGLQVELEIPAGDIFVQANEEALDRVLDNLITNGMKYGAEGKVMGLSLDHSIGGPVTLQIWDQGKGIPESEHSRVFERMYTLEDSRNRLYQGSGLGLTITKRLVERMGGSIHLHSVPHQRTVFSVTLKAW
- a CDS encoding ABC transporter ATP-binding protein, translating into MNYIARTIDVTKVYEGVEVVSNFNMNIKQGEIYGFLGPNGAGKTTIMKMLTNLVKPTTGEIELFGEKLTPTSYEVLKRMGSIIEYPFFYDRLSARENLELHCEYMGFHNKKIIDNTMETVGLKDTGKKPVKDFSLGMKQRLGLARALITTPELLILDEPINGLDPVGIREMRDLFKRLSNEYRITLLVSSHILGEIEQIADTVGVIRGGRLVEEVSMESIRGSQNEYIELQAVDIRKATYVIEHQLGLSNYKLVDDQTLRIYDPGIIPSELNTKLIQHGIEIESISKRAHSLEEHFMKLVKGDEDVA
- a CDS encoding MerR family transcriptional regulator produces the protein METMTRGELAKRTGVSIATLRYYEDSGILPAPRRSSNGYRVYTEDYLVKIKFIKDAQLLGYSLKEIQETLQLLSQEDMEKDTLKTLVRERIADIQTHIDHLEQMQIHLARLLHTPEDDIDNYIQSFRVQKKEP
- a CDS encoding serine hydrolase domain-containing protein → MKFTPTKGVTFSMRDLQGFVSDYIKGKKHLHLEIGVITKEDIEYHSLGNPKKKSVAAAEHRLFEIGSVTKLFTSILLLELERQQQLSTDDTVGRYIHNGKNDYLNKVTLKSLATHTSGLPRLATNLNPTKNRLNPYSDYTEDDLLAFLADADFTDQMGSFEYSNTGVGLLGYMLCKVSGSTYEDLLKKYITGPLNMTETAVMLNAEQNDRFVDGHTSTGKKVPHWDLSVHAGAGAIKSSVHDMSLFVQANLNDDHPIASAIQKSHVPIMIGDSDLYLGWHKEKLLDQNILWHNGGTFGFSSYLAINKEQSIGVVLLSNYCFGSASIVDEYLDTIFKFITKKDLYPLMPLDPVGNKILEAMMQR
- a CDS encoding succinylglutamate desuccinylase/aspartoacylase family protein; the encoded protein is MLVTKHVLAASSAHATPYFIVRGMMPGPVMFITSGVHGNETASMAAAQKLADDIATGRHAIQRGLLIIVPRVNQQAYAKKIRGKPDLNRTFPRRMSGKAKHPLAAAVFQLAREHRADWWLDLHEANGLSQLSSRVLGQTLITNPGSRTIPACRRVIERMNRSIAIRNRHFNLKQHELPGSARTAASRLLQARSVTVETCWSLKRSTRIKYQTKIVHHFLREAGMS
- a CDS encoding response regulator transcription factor, producing MLSHRLLLVEDDRSISEMVGPYLEKEGYDVTYAYDGLEAEHQFSQSQPGYDLVILDLMLPRKSGMDVLQTIRAVSLVPVLILSAKDGEVDKALGLGFGADDYLSKPFSLIELTARIKAAIRRANYTTQPAAEVAKDQRIHIGGLVVDIETYEVEREGTPVKLTSKEFGILKLLVTHPGKVFTKAQIYASVWNDHYYGDENIINVHMRRLREKLEADPSAPQYIKTLWGIGYKLEAEQG
- a CDS encoding ABC-2 family transporter protein, with product MKRTSWFNLYKMLIRTSIRSRMQYKFNFIMASVLAALIQISEFLMVALVLHKFGAIKGWSLHEIGYLFAIMTLSKTLYRTFGNEVHHLEKYLVNGELDQLLTRPMPVLLALLPQNFRIMAGEVLQGGFILCWSLAGMMHSGQIGWIAIPFSLFIILTGAVILFSIGLATATLGFWTTRIEELQTITEDAARTAAQYPLTIYPKWMSGILLTVIPVGFVNYIPSLYLLRGEGGAWILVAVAAVAVLSLAASLRFWQFGMTKYQSTGS
- a CDS encoding ABC-2 family transporter protein gives rise to the protein MLYFTLASKAYSRNLQYRGAHMVHNLASAMFGYMYACLWIGIGADHTLGEYGTQGMISYIAFTQSSLWISGFLTNGLGIPLSVRTGQIALDLMRPVHLFTHLMAREWGQIAYQFVYKSIPIYLLFSIVFSLHWPSDVSTLFYAALGLAGAAYLSICMNYIIGATSMWTTESSWLHWGNHAMMNLLAGFFIPLEWLPNWLEQLAWISPYPFLLYVPTRIYLGFEDGSLLWGTLLWCVFMTLICLAITQVLRRKVEVQGG
- a CDS encoding DegV family protein; the protein is MKKIAWVTDSTSTLDPVFAEQNHIYIVPLRIVFGEECYRETDDITSEMFYEKLAEASRASSSQPPIGEFIELYESLKDKYDEIITIHCSTELSGTLHTSMQAAEIAGVTVTAIDSKAGAYPHREMIMQGLEWQKQGCSAAEIKVNIEQMIDNMSFYLIPASLQHLHRSGRVSGTQLIISQLLKIHLLLRFEEGKVVVNEKIRTFKRTKERMLDMLKLDMEKVKHVCIMHANNQEEAVTIKKQIAALLPRLKTEIMPFIPVVSIHAGAGTIGLCWIHSENGYRD
- a CDS encoding ATP-binding cassette domain-containing protein produces the protein MITARHLQKEFKTPVIREGRFSGLRTLFSREYVSKEAVRDISFDIGPGEFVGYIGPNGAGKSTTIKMLTGILHPTSGEVKLDGMNPHQDRRRTVGRLGVVFGQRSQLWWDLPVKDSYDILAEMYGVRAEDKKRRLSQFAELLDLESFWATPVRKLSLGQRMRADLAASMLHDPELLFLDEPTIGLDVNAKRNIRQFLRTLNETFGKTILLTTHDMDDIEQLCSRVMVINHGQLTYDGTISSLRETIGLPTLIRVTFRGAFHIPDVVSSAIHITGVEGQIVTVEVNRKEWSTMDILKQLEHWGQIEDVEMKEPDFEDIIHRVY